A genomic region of Bosea sp. 124 contains the following coding sequences:
- a CDS encoding cytochrome b/b6 domain-containing protein, with protein MSLTKPSCWHPVLVILHWATALLVLGQYGLSRLMRDETRDLLGRFALYQWHKSIGLTVAGLVALRLALRLITPAPAPADHIAWQGFLARAVHLGLYACLLALPLTGLLMVSAAPIQIPTLYFGWFGIPHPIGPDKGTYELMLRLHEQVFDVMTLLVLVHLGGVAVHHFVWRDGLPRRMWFTRRADRLTTE; from the coding sequence GTGAGCCTGACGAAGCCTTCGTGCTGGCACCCTGTGCTTGTCATCCTGCACTGGGCGACCGCGCTGCTGGTTCTGGGGCAGTACGGGCTTTCGCGCCTGATGCGGGATGAGACACGCGATCTGCTGGGCCGCTTTGCGCTCTACCAATGGCACAAGTCGATCGGCCTGACGGTCGCGGGGCTTGTCGCCTTGCGCCTTGCGCTGCGCCTGATCACGCCGGCGCCTGCACCCGCTGACCATATCGCGTGGCAGGGCTTCCTGGCGCGAGCGGTCCATCTCGGACTCTACGCCTGCCTTCTTGCCCTGCCGCTGACCGGGCTGCTGATGGTGTCAGCGGCTCCAATCCAGATTCCGACGCTTTATTTCGGCTGGTTCGGCATCCCTCACCCGATCGGCCCTGACAAGGGTACGTATGAGCTGATGCTGCGCCTGCACGAGCAGGTCTTCGACGTCATGACTCTGCTCGTGCTGGTCCACCTTGGCGGCGTCGCCGTCCATCACTTCGTCTGGCGTGACGGTCTGCCGCGCCGGATGTGGTTCACGCGCCGGGCCGATCGCCTGACAACAGAATAG
- a CDS encoding YceI family protein: MEGLAFTFACAWQPAAAAPSSRRSLHIMIRGSIIGLALLAGGAALAQTPWSFRPGAAELAFVARRFGVPAASGRFQRYEGVVALDFERPERSRVRVRIEAASLETGTALVDGFIKGETMLDAARFPIASFVSEEVRRSDERNLVIHGQLTIRSITLPVTATAILDDEPATAQRSARLPFHATASFSRSAFDVGRDVNVVDDQVEITIKGTISR; encoded by the coding sequence GTGGAAGGCCTGGCATTCACCTTTGCGTGTGCGTGGCAACCCGCCGCCGCTGCGCCATCATCGAGGCGCAGCCTGCACATCATGATACGCGGATCGATCATCGGCCTTGCCCTGCTCGCCGGAGGCGCGGCGCTCGCACAGACCCCCTGGTCGTTTCGACCCGGCGCGGCTGAGCTGGCTTTCGTTGCGAGGCGCTTCGGCGTGCCGGCCGCGTCGGGGCGTTTCCAACGCTATGAGGGCGTCGTCGCCCTGGATTTCGAGCGGCCCGAGCGGAGTCGTGTGCGCGTCCGGATCGAGGCCGCATCGCTTGAAACCGGCACGGCGCTCGTCGACGGGTTCATCAAGGGCGAAACGATGCTCGATGCCGCCCGCTTCCCCATAGCCAGCTTCGTTTCGGAGGAGGTCAGGCGCAGCGACGAGCGCAACCTCGTCATCCACGGGCAACTCACCATTCGATCGATCACACTCCCCGTCACCGCAACGGCGATTCTGGACGACGAGCCTGCAACGGCGCAGCGCAGCGCACGCTTGCCGTTCCATGCCACCGCGAGTTTCTCACGGTCGGCCTTTGATGTCGGCCGCGACGTCAACGTCGTCGACGATCAGGTCGAGATCACGATCAAGGGCACGATCTCGCGGTGA
- the tal gene encoding transaldolase yields the protein MTASKLDQLRKMTTVVADTGDIEAVRRLKPVDCTTNPTLILKAVETPAYAGLVDEAIAWGRKAGGGDKTVHAVCDRLAVTFGAELTRIVPGRVSTEVDADLSFDAKATIDKARAIIAAYKERGIGKERILIKIASTWEGIQAAKVLQAEGIDCNLTLLFALPQAVACADAGAFLISPFVGRILDWHVKAGGGPYTAETDPGVVSVKAIYAYYKTYGIDTVVMGASFRNTGEIEALAGCDRLTIGPALLDELAAAQGDLPRRLTADAPGEAPARLTLDEKAFRFAMNEDAMGTEKLAEGIRGFVKDLRGLRKLVAGKLV from the coding sequence ATGACCGCTTCCAAGCTCGACCAGCTCCGCAAGATGACCACGGTCGTCGCCGATACGGGTGATATCGAAGCGGTCCGGCGGCTCAAACCCGTCGACTGCACCACCAATCCGACGCTGATCCTGAAGGCGGTCGAGACGCCGGCCTATGCCGGCCTCGTCGATGAAGCGATCGCCTGGGGCAGGAAGGCCGGCGGTGGCGACAAGACCGTGCATGCGGTCTGCGACCGGCTCGCTGTCACCTTCGGTGCAGAGCTGACCCGGATCGTGCCGGGCCGCGTCTCGACCGAAGTCGATGCCGACCTCTCCTTCGACGCGAAGGCCACGATCGACAAGGCCCGGGCCATCATCGCCGCCTATAAGGAGCGCGGCATCGGGAAGGAGCGCATCCTGATCAAGATCGCCTCGACCTGGGAGGGCATCCAGGCCGCGAAGGTGCTGCAGGCGGAGGGCATCGACTGCAATCTGACGCTGCTGTTCGCGCTTCCGCAGGCGGTTGCCTGCGCCGATGCCGGGGCTTTCCTGATCTCGCCCTTCGTCGGTCGCATCCTCGACTGGCACGTCAAGGCCGGCGGTGGCCCCTACACCGCCGAGACCGATCCAGGCGTCGTCTCGGTCAAGGCGATCTACGCCTATTACAAGACCTATGGCATCGACACGGTGGTGATGGGCGCATCCTTCCGCAACACCGGCGAGATCGAGGCGCTGGCCGGCTGCGACCGGCTGACCATCGGTCCCGCGCTACTGGACGAGCTTGCGGCTGCGCAGGGCGATCTGCCGCGCCGACTGACCGCTGATGCGCCGGGCGAAGCCCCCGCCAGGCTCACGCTCGACGAGAAGGCCTTCCGCTTCGCCATGAACGAGGACGCGATGGGCACGGAGAAGCTGGCCGAGGGCATTCGCGGCTTCGTCAAGGATCTGCGCGGCCTGCGCAAGCTGGTGGCTGGAAAGCTGGTCTGA
- a CDS encoding ABC transporter substrate-binding protein, producing MRTKASIAFIAAALTLGSLPAVAAEGKLVLYTSQPNTDAQQTIDAFKAKYPKVEISFVRDGTPRVMAKLRAEFEAGAPQADLLLIADAVTMEGLKKEDRLLAHDKAETSAYPAGVHDPAKFWFATKLITTGIVYNTKAALKPTSWLDLTKPEAKNLLAMPSPLNSGAAMIHTITLTGTLPGGWSYYEALKANGALAAGANGDILRQVATGEKLYGMIVDFMPIREKAKGAPVEFVFPSEGVSAVSEPVAILKTTKNPEAAKAFVDFLLSKDGQALALKQGYVAAHPDVALPAGYPDRAAIKLMPFDAAKALADEAASRKRFSAIFE from the coding sequence ATGCGTACCAAGGCGTCGATCGCATTCATCGCTGCCGCCCTCACCCTGGGTTCGCTCCCGGCCGTGGCGGCCGAGGGAAAGCTGGTGCTCTATACGAGCCAGCCGAACACCGACGCGCAGCAGACGATCGATGCCTTCAAGGCGAAATATCCCAAGGTCGAGATCAGCTTCGTGCGTGACGGCACGCCGCGCGTCATGGCCAAGCTGCGGGCCGAGTTCGAGGCCGGCGCGCCGCAGGCCGACCTGCTGCTGATCGCCGATGCGGTGACGATGGAAGGCCTCAAGAAGGAGGACCGGCTGCTGGCGCATGACAAGGCCGAGACCTCCGCCTATCCGGCCGGCGTGCATGATCCTGCCAAATTCTGGTTCGCCACCAAGCTGATCACCACCGGAATCGTCTACAACACCAAGGCTGCGCTCAAGCCGACGAGCTGGCTTGACCTGACCAAGCCCGAGGCCAAGAACCTGCTGGCGATGCCGAGCCCGCTGAACTCGGGCGCCGCGATGATCCACACGATCACGCTGACCGGAACCCTGCCCGGCGGCTGGAGCTATTACGAGGCGCTGAAGGCCAATGGCGCGCTCGCCGCCGGCGCCAATGGCGACATCCTGCGCCAGGTCGCGACCGGCGAGAAACTCTACGGCATGATCGTCGACTTCATGCCGATCCGCGAGAAGGCCAAGGGCGCGCCGGTGGAGTTCGTCTTCCCGAGCGAGGGCGTCTCGGCGGTCAGCGAGCCCGTCGCGATCCTCAAGACCACGAAGAACCCGGAAGCCGCCAAGGCCTTTGTCGACTTCCTGCTCTCCAAGGACGGTCAGGCGCTGGCGCTGAAGCAGGGCTATGTCGCAGCCCATCCCGACGTCGCCCTGCCGGCCGGCTATCCCGACCGCGCCGCGATCAAGCTGATGCCGTTCGATGCCGCCAAGGCGCTGGCCGACGAGGCCGCCTCGCGCAAGCGCTTCAGCGCGATCTTCGAGTGA
- a CDS encoding iron ABC transporter permease: MTLAAGSAWQETRPRQPWRGLSLPAGFGLPVLVAACALLFGGLPFLRLAAAAFAPGWQFAPEAALAEIGSRAAVNATLHTLETAGLSALGALLIGGTASLLLGITDVRGKRPIAFGLIFSMMIAPQVAALAFLSLFAPHSPILGLLGLSPEPGTPNPLLGRGGIVLVMALHHAPLVAITLWTGLRSVPQSLIEAAQMEGAGAGTIVARILLPVLRPQIVAAALLAFVAGIGNFGIPALLGLPVNYLTLPTLIYRRLSSFGPAGLPDAAALSILVALVAGLGITAGMLATRRTGGKVEIERPLQPFWQLGRARPFVTAGLWLLLAIKLGLPFLALLGEALTPALGVALSWQSLTFDKFAEVLLRQDVTMRAFRNSFLFAGSAALILALVSIAFAYALERRMSKFRRVVEVVIELPYALPGVVLAIACILMFLKPLPLLGVSIYATPFIILFAYIARFLPLALKAPVAAMAQIEAHHEEAARLDGVTLWQMLRFIVAPILAPAATVSALMVFLVAFNELTVSALLWSSGTETLGVVLFSLKEAGLAGEAAAVAISASAVILLAMLTLDLLAKRLPQNVLPWRI, encoded by the coding sequence GTGACGCTGGCTGCCGGCAGCGCTTGGCAAGAGACCAGGCCCCGCCAGCCGTGGCGGGGCCTGAGCCTTCCTGCGGGCTTCGGCCTGCCGGTTCTGGTGGCGGCCTGCGCGCTGCTGTTCGGCGGCCTGCCCTTCCTGCGGCTGGCCGCCGCGGCCTTCGCTCCGGGCTGGCAGTTCGCGCCCGAGGCGGCGCTGGCCGAGATCGGCAGCCGCGCGGCGGTCAACGCGACCCTGCACACGCTCGAGACGGCCGGTCTGTCGGCGCTGGGCGCGCTGCTGATCGGCGGGACGGCCTCGCTCCTGCTCGGCATCACCGATGTCCGCGGCAAGCGGCCGATCGCCTTCGGGCTGATCTTCTCCATGATGATTGCGCCGCAGGTCGCCGCACTCGCCTTCCTCAGCCTGTTCGCGCCGCACTCACCCATTCTCGGATTGCTCGGCCTGTCGCCCGAGCCTGGAACGCCGAACCCGCTGCTGGGGCGCGGCGGCATCGTGCTGGTGATGGCGTTGCACCACGCGCCGCTGGTCGCGATCACGCTCTGGACGGGCCTGCGCAGCGTGCCGCAATCCCTGATCGAAGCCGCCCAGATGGAAGGCGCCGGGGCCGGCACCATCGTCGCGCGCATCCTGCTGCCGGTGCTCCGGCCGCAGATCGTCGCGGCGGCCTTGCTCGCCTTCGTCGCGGGCATCGGCAATTTCGGGATTCCGGCGCTGCTCGGCCTGCCGGTGAACTACCTGACGCTGCCGACGCTGATCTATCGACGCCTGTCGAGTTTCGGGCCGGCCGGACTGCCCGACGCCGCTGCGCTGTCGATCCTGGTCGCGCTGGTGGCAGGGCTCGGCATCACCGCCGGCATGCTGGCGACGCGGCGAACCGGCGGCAAGGTCGAGATCGAGCGGCCTCTGCAGCCCTTCTGGCAGCTCGGGCGGGCGCGACCCTTCGTCACGGCCGGGCTCTGGCTGCTGCTTGCGATCAAGCTCGGCCTGCCCTTCCTCGCACTGCTCGGCGAGGCGCTGACGCCGGCCCTCGGTGTCGCGCTGAGCTGGCAGAGCCTGACCTTCGACAAATTCGCCGAGGTGCTGCTGCGGCAGGACGTGACCATGCGCGCCTTCCGCAACTCTTTCCTGTTCGCCGGCAGCGCCGCGTTGATCCTCGCCCTCGTCTCGATCGCCTTCGCCTATGCGCTGGAACGGCGCATGAGCAAGTTCAGGCGCGTCGTCGAGGTGGTGATCGAGCTGCCTTACGCCTTGCCCGGCGTGGTGCTCGCGATCGCCTGCATCCTGATGTTCCTGAAGCCGCTGCCGCTGCTGGGCGTCAGCATCTATGCGACGCCCTTCATCATTCTGTTCGCCTATATCGCCCGTTTCCTGCCGCTCGCGCTCAAGGCTCCGGTCGCCGCGATGGCGCAGATCGAGGCGCATCACGAGGAGGCGGCGCGGCTCGACGGGGTCACCCTCTGGCAGATGCTGCGTTTCATCGTCGCGCCGATCCTCGCGCCGGCCGCGACGGTCAGCGCGCTGATGGTCTTCCTCGTCGCCTTCAACGAGCTCACCGTTTCCGCACTGCTCTGGTCGTCGGGGACGGAGACGCTCGGCGTCGTCCTGTTCTCGCTGAAGGAAGCGGGGCTTGCCGGCGAGGCCGCCGCGGTCGCGATCAGCGCCTCGGCGGTGATCCTGCTGGCCATGCTGACGCTGGACCTGCTGGCGAAGCGGCTGCCCCAGAACGTCCTGCCCTGGCGCATCTGA
- a CDS encoding diguanylate cyclase, giving the protein MTQRTAERQPLFRPQDRRRVLVVEDSKTFSIALRQMIEAETGLKVTSCGCLKDLSSAILRDQEGYAIAVVDLNLPDAPNGEALDWTVSHGIPSIVFTGTFDTATRARIMEREVFDYVLKDSEFALGNLVNSVKRALTNRETRILVVDDMTTTRRLLGQMLTSQQYTVVEVGSGADALAMLEKDQEIRLVVSDYNMPDMDGFELARRIRRRYPAEQVRVIGISSSTDRTTSAGFLKAGAHDFIARPFVLEELQCRIASNAETLLRMRQLHDLAWRDYLTGLFNRRYFFERGPKLVAEARRASQPTSVAILDIDHFKLLNDEHGHDAGDDALRIFAGHLGESLGGLPHLLARLGGEEFALLLPNIGEPEAARLIEEIRIGVAGRSMAVGHLKLGLTVSIGLAEMAPSDSLDLALRKADRALYAAKQAGRNRVQA; this is encoded by the coding sequence ATGACTCAACGTACTGCGGAACGACAGCCGCTCTTCCGCCCCCAGGACAGACGCAGGGTTCTCGTCGTCGAGGATTCGAAGACCTTTTCGATCGCCCTGCGTCAGATGATCGAGGCGGAGACCGGTCTCAAGGTCACGAGTTGCGGGTGCCTGAAGGATCTCAGCAGCGCCATCCTGCGCGACCAGGAGGGCTATGCGATCGCCGTCGTCGACCTCAACCTGCCCGACGCGCCCAATGGCGAGGCTCTCGACTGGACTGTCAGCCACGGCATCCCGAGCATCGTCTTCACCGGCACCTTCGACACTGCGACGCGCGCCCGCATCATGGAGCGCGAGGTCTTCGACTATGTGCTCAAGGATTCCGAGTTCGCGCTCGGCAACCTCGTCAACTCGGTCAAGCGGGCGCTGACCAATCGCGAGACGCGTATCCTCGTCGTCGACGACATGACGACGACGCGCCGGCTGCTCGGCCAGATGCTGACGAGCCAGCAATACACGGTGGTCGAAGTCGGCTCCGGCGCCGATGCGCTGGCGATGTTGGAAAAGGACCAGGAGATCAGGCTCGTCGTCTCCGACTACAACATGCCGGACATGGACGGTTTCGAGCTGGCCCGCCGTATCCGCCGCCGCTATCCGGCCGAGCAGGTGCGCGTGATCGGCATCTCCTCCTCGACCGACCGTACGACCTCGGCGGGCTTTCTGAAAGCCGGCGCACACGACTTCATCGCGCGGCCCTTCGTGCTCGAGGAGCTGCAGTGCCGGATCGCTTCGAATGCCGAGACGCTGCTGCGGATGCGCCAGCTCCACGACCTCGCCTGGCGCGACTACCTCACCGGGCTGTTCAATCGCCGCTATTTCTTCGAGCGCGGGCCGAAGCTCGTCGCCGAGGCGCGGCGGGCGAGCCAGCCGACCTCCGTCGCCATCCTCGACATCGACCATTTCAAGCTGCTGAACGACGAGCACGGCCATGATGCCGGCGACGACGCGCTGCGCATCTTCGCCGGCCATCTCGGCGAATCGCTCGGCGGGCTGCCTCATCTCCTCGCCCGGCTGGGCGGCGAGGAATTCGCGCTTTTGCTGCCGAATATCGGCGAACCGGAGGCCGCCAGGCTGATCGAAGAGATCCGGATCGGGGTGGCGGGCCGGAGCATGGCGGTCGGTCATCTGAAGCTGGGCCTGACAGTCTCGATCGGGCTGGCCGAAATGGCGCCGAGCGACAGCCTCGACCTGGCGCTGCGCAAGGCCGACCGGGCGCTCTATGCTGCCAAGCAGGCCGGGCGGAACCGCGTTCAGGCCTGA
- a CDS encoding LysR family transcriptional regulator, with the protein MERFDWDDLRFFLAVARSGRLTAAARRLGADHATVSRRVTSLEDSLKAKLFERRPQGYTLTAHGERLLAKAESMETEALAIQSDIGGADMALAGTVRIGAPDGFGTTFLAPRLAKLGQAYPGLEIQLIAMPRLLSLSKREADVAITLAPPKEGKVVARKLSDYRLGLYAAQTYLDSMPTVTKPEDLFAHRVVGYIDDLIFTPELDYLDEVAKGLRAQVQSSSVLAQMNAVVGGAGIGVIHHFMAEGEPRLVPVLPDTVSITRSFWLLVHADLKDVARVRAIVDFIVREAKASRPLLMGETSAVAGLQA; encoded by the coding sequence TTGGAGAGGTTCGACTGGGACGATCTGCGGTTCTTCCTTGCGGTGGCCCGTTCCGGCCGGTTGACAGCCGCCGCGCGCCGCCTCGGCGCCGATCATGCCACCGTTTCGCGCCGTGTCACCTCACTGGAGGACTCGCTCAAGGCCAAGCTCTTCGAGCGCCGCCCCCAGGGCTACACGCTAACGGCCCATGGCGAGCGGCTTTTGGCCAAGGCCGAAAGCATGGAAACCGAGGCGCTGGCGATCCAGAGCGATATCGGCGGCGCCGATATGGCGCTGGCCGGTACGGTCCGGATCGGCGCGCCGGACGGCTTCGGCACGACCTTCCTCGCGCCGCGGCTGGCGAAGCTCGGCCAAGCCTATCCCGGGCTCGAAATCCAGCTCATTGCCATGCCGCGCCTGCTTTCGCTGTCGAAGCGTGAGGCCGATGTCGCGATTACGCTCGCCCCGCCGAAGGAGGGCAAGGTCGTGGCGCGCAAGCTCTCCGACTACCGCCTCGGCCTCTACGCCGCGCAGACTTATCTGGATTCGATGCCGACCGTGACGAAGCCGGAGGATCTCTTCGCCCATCGCGTCGTTGGCTATATCGACGACCTGATCTTCACGCCCGAGCTCGACTATCTCGATGAGGTCGCCAAGGGCCTGCGCGCGCAGGTGCAGAGTTCGAGCGTGCTGGCGCAGATGAATGCGGTCGTCGGCGGTGCCGGCATCGGCGTCATCCACCATTTCATGGCGGAGGGCGAGCCGCGTCTGGTGCCGGTTCTGCCCGACACCGTCTCGATCACGCGTTCGTTCTGGCTTCTGGTCCACGCCGATCTAAAGGACGTTGCCCGCGTTCGCGCGATCGTCGATTTCATCGTGCGCGAGGCGAAGGCGAGCCGCCCGCTGCTGATGGGCGAGACCTCGGCCGTGGCCGGTCTTCAGGCCTGA
- a CDS encoding CoA-acylating methylmalonate-semialdehyde dehydrogenase: MRQVGHFIGGKHVAGTSGRTADIYQPMDGSVIGKVALASAAEMRAAVENAAAAQPKWAAVNPQRRARVLMKFLDLIAQNNDELAELLAREHGKTIPDAKGDIQRGVEVVEFSLGIPNLMKGEFTDGAGPGIDIYSLRQALGVCAGITPFNFPAMIPLWKLGPAIACGNAFILKPSERDPGVPMRLAELFIEAGGPPGILNVVNGDKVAVDAILDDPDIKAVGFVGSTPIAEYIYARGCAAGKRVQCFGGAKNHMVIMPDADMDQAVDALIGAGYGSAGERCMAISVAVPVGKATADELVKRLIPRVEALKIGPSTDMAADYGPVVTKAAEEKIRSYIELGVQEGATLAVDGRDFKMQGYENGFYVGGCLFDNVTKDMRIYKEEIFGPVLSVLRAESYDEALKLTNDHEYGNGTAIFTRDGDAARDFASKVQVGMVGINVPIPVPLAYYTFGGWKRSSFGDLNQHGPDSIRFYTKTKTVTARWPSGIKDGASFVIPTMS; the protein is encoded by the coding sequence ATGCGTCAGGTTGGGCATTTCATCGGCGGCAAGCATGTCGCGGGAACCTCGGGCCGCACGGCCGACATCTACCAGCCGATGGACGGCAGCGTGATCGGCAAGGTCGCGCTGGCCTCGGCCGCCGAAATGCGCGCCGCCGTCGAGAACGCCGCCGCAGCCCAGCCGAAATGGGCCGCCGTCAACCCGCAGCGCCGCGCCCGCGTGCTGATGAAGTTCCTCGACCTGATCGCGCAGAACAACGACGAGCTGGCCGAGCTGCTCGCCCGCGAGCATGGCAAGACCATCCCCGATGCCAAGGGCGACATCCAGCGCGGCGTCGAGGTCGTCGAGTTCTCGCTCGGCATACCGAACCTGATGAAGGGCGAGTTCACGGACGGCGCCGGCCCGGGCATCGACATCTATTCGCTGCGCCAGGCGCTCGGCGTCTGCGCTGGCATCACGCCGTTCAACTTCCCGGCGATGATCCCGCTCTGGAAGCTCGGCCCCGCGATCGCCTGCGGCAACGCCTTCATTCTCAAGCCTTCCGAGCGCGATCCGGGCGTGCCGATGCGCCTTGCCGAACTCTTCATCGAGGCCGGCGGCCCTCCCGGCATCCTCAACGTCGTCAACGGCGACAAGGTCGCGGTCGACGCCATCCTCGACGATCCCGACATCAAGGCGGTCGGCTTCGTCGGCTCGACCCCGATCGCGGAATACATCTACGCCCGCGGCTGCGCGGCCGGTAAGCGCGTGCAGTGCTTCGGTGGCGCGAAGAACCACATGGTCATCATGCCCGACGCCGATATGGACCAGGCCGTCGATGCGCTGATCGGCGCGGGCTACGGCTCGGCCGGCGAGCGCTGCATGGCGATCTCGGTTGCCGTTCCGGTCGGCAAGGCGACCGCCGACGAGCTGGTGAAGCGCCTGATCCCGCGCGTCGAGGCCCTCAAGATCGGCCCCTCGACCGACATGGCCGCCGATTACGGCCCGGTTGTCACCAAGGCGGCCGAAGAGAAGATCCGGTCCTATATCGAGCTCGGCGTCCAGGAAGGTGCAACGCTCGCGGTCGACGGCCGCGACTTCAAGATGCAGGGCTACGAGAACGGCTTCTATGTCGGCGGCTGCCTGTTCGACAACGTCACCAAGGACATGCGCATCTACAAGGAGGAGATCTTCGGACCCGTCCTCTCCGTGCTGCGCGCGGAGAGCTATGACGAGGCGCTGAAGCTGACCAACGACCACGAATACGGCAACGGCACCGCGATCTTCACGCGAGACGGCGACGCGGCCCGCGACTTCGCCTCCAAGGTGCAGGTCGGCATGGTCGGCATCAACGTGCCGATCCCGGTGCCGCTGGCCTATTACACCTTCGGCGGCTGGAAGCGTTCCTCCTTCGGCGATCTGAACCAGCACGGACCCGACTCGATCCGCTTCTACACCAAGACCAAGACCGTGACGGCGCGCTGGCCCAGCGGTATCAAGGACGGTGCGAGCTTCGTCATCCCGACGATGAGCTGA
- a CDS encoding isobutyryl-CoA dehydrogenase gives MTPFSLSEDQIAIRDMAQEFATETLAPHAMRWDEDKHFPVEEMRAAAALGMGGIYISEDVGGSGLTRLDAALIFEALSTGCPTVAAYISIHNMCAWMIDRYGSEDQRKAFLPKLCTMEHLASYCLTEPGAGSDAAALKTKAVLDGDHYVLDGQKQFISGAGVSDIYVVMVRTGEAGPSGISTLVVEKGTAGLSFGANEKKMGWNAQPTRAVIFENCRVPVANRLGPEGIGFKIAMAGLDGGRLNIGACSLGGAQGALDKSIAYAQERKAFGARIADFQALQFKLADMATELEAARSFLWRAAAALDAKAPDATKLCAMAKRVATDTGFEVANQALQIHGGYGYLADYGIEKIVRDLRVHQILEGTNEVMRMIVARGLVGRAKGN, from the coding sequence GTGACGCCGTTTTCCCTGAGCGAGGACCAGATCGCGATCCGCGACATGGCCCAGGAGTTCGCAACCGAGACGCTTGCCCCCCATGCGATGCGCTGGGACGAGGACAAGCATTTTCCGGTCGAGGAGATGCGTGCGGCCGCCGCACTCGGCATGGGCGGTATCTATATCAGCGAGGATGTCGGCGGTTCGGGTCTGACCCGGCTGGATGCGGCACTGATCTTCGAGGCGCTCTCGACCGGCTGCCCGACGGTCGCTGCCTATATCTCGATCCACAACATGTGCGCGTGGATGATCGACCGCTACGGCTCCGAGGACCAGCGCAAGGCCTTCCTGCCGAAACTCTGCACGATGGAGCATCTGGCGAGCTACTGCCTGACCGAGCCCGGCGCGGGCTCGGATGCCGCCGCGCTGAAGACGAAGGCGGTGCTCGACGGCGACCATTACGTGCTCGACGGGCAGAAGCAGTTCATCTCGGGCGCCGGCGTTTCCGACATCTATGTCGTGATGGTCCGCACAGGCGAGGCCGGCCCGTCCGGCATCTCGACCCTCGTCGTCGAAAAGGGCACGGCGGGCCTCTCCTTCGGGGCGAACGAGAAGAAGATGGGCTGGAACGCCCAGCCGACGCGCGCTGTGATCTTCGAGAACTGCCGGGTGCCCGTGGCCAACCGGCTGGGCCCCGAGGGTATCGGCTTCAAGATCGCCATGGCCGGGCTCGATGGCGGGCGGCTCAATATCGGCGCCTGCTCGCTCGGCGGGGCACAGGGCGCGCTCGACAAATCGATCGCCTATGCCCAGGAGCGCAAGGCCTTCGGCGCACGCATCGCCGATTTCCAGGCGCTGCAGTTCAAGCTCGCAGACATGGCGACGGAGCTGGAGGCGGCGCGCAGCTTCCTGTGGCGGGCGGCGGCTGCGCTCGACGCCAAGGCGCCGGATGCGACGAAGCTCTGTGCCATGGCCAAGCGTGTCGCGACCGACACCGGCTTCGAGGTCGCCAACCAGGCGCTGCAGATCCATGGCGGCTATGGCTATCTCGCCGATTACGGCATCGAAAAGATCGTCCGCGACCTGCGCGTCCACCAGATCCTCGAAGGCACCAACGAGGTGATGCGGATGATCGTGGCGCGCGGGCTGGTCGGCCGGGCGAAGGGGAATTGA
- the mmsB gene encoding 3-hydroxyisobutyrate dehydrogenase, producing MSSIAFIGLGNMGGPMAGNLVKAGHEVRAFDLVQASKDGAAALGVGIAGSAKEAVAGADVVVTMLPAGKHVLSVWADILPDMKKGALLIDSSTIDVESARKAHGMAEQHGCLSLDAPVSGGVGGATGGTLTFMAGGSDEAFALGEPILKAMGRRIVHCGAAGNGQAAKICNNMILGISMIGVSEAFVLAEKLGLSHQSLFDVASTSSGQCWSLTTYCPVPGPVPTSPANNDYKPGFASALMLKDLKLSQEAAQAAGASTPLGAAATQLYGLHNAWGEGGADFSAIVHLLRGRGAS from the coding sequence ATGAGCAGCATCGCCTTCATCGGCCTCGGCAATATGGGCGGCCCCATGGCCGGCAATCTCGTCAAGGCCGGGCATGAGGTCCGCGCCTTCGATCTCGTGCAGGCATCGAAGGATGGCGCCGCCGCGCTCGGGGTCGGCATCGCAGGTTCGGCGAAAGAGGCCGTCGCCGGGGCGGATGTCGTGGTCACGATGCTGCCGGCCGGCAAGCATGTGCTCTCCGTCTGGGCCGACATCCTGCCCGATATGAAGAAGGGTGCGCTCCTGATCGATTCCTCGACCATCGACGTCGAGAGCGCCCGCAAGGCGCATGGGATGGCGGAGCAGCATGGCTGCCTGTCGCTCGACGCGCCGGTCTCGGGCGGCGTCGGCGGGGCCACGGGCGGCACGCTGACCTTCATGGCCGGCGGCTCCGACGAGGCCTTCGCGCTGGGCGAGCCGATCCTGAAGGCGATGGGGCGGCGAATCGTCCATTGCGGCGCGGCCGGCAACGGCCAGGCGGCCAAGATCTGCAACAACATGATTCTCGGCATCTCGATGATCGGCGTCTCGGAGGCCTTCGTGCTGGCCGAGAAGCTCGGCCTCTCGCATCAGTCGCTGTTCGACGTCGCCTCGACCTCGTCGGGACAATGCTGGTCGCTGACGACCTATTGCCCGGTGCCGGGCCCGGTGCCGACCTCGCCGGCCAACAACGACTACAAGCCCGGTTTCGCCTCCGCACTGATGCTGAAGGACCTCAAACTCTCGCAGGAAGCCGCCCAGGCGGCCGGTGCCTCGACGCCGCTCGGAGCGGCCGCGACGCAGCTCTACGGGCTTCACAATGCCTGGGGCGAAGGCGGAGCGGACTTCTCGGCGATCGTCCATCTGCTGCGCGGCCGGGGCGCCTCGTGA